The window GTGGTTATTTTCTGTGGACAGtaggaattagatttttttttaaatcactgtaaTTAAGAGATTCAAATCTCTATATACAAAAATGGGATCTCAACAAAATATTAAAAGACTTAGATATGATAAAAAGGCTAATTAACAGTCAAGCCAGACCTTTATTCTTTCAGTTTATttgaagaaagaacaaaagaataaacaaaattttTGCAAGAAGACTATAAAAATCACAGTTTCTAAGTTTCAGTAAttgttagaaatattttaagagtTCAGATTTTTATAGTCATTCAGCTACTAATTATtccaaaataatattaaaaaaagcttttttaacaTCCTGCTCAAGATTCCTTATGTCATTGCATAGCATTATCACATGTTTTTCTTGCTGGAGCATCAGTTACACAGTAGCCTTCATTAAAAGTAGCAGTTGTCTAATCTCTTGTGTAGGAGTTCTAAGAgctctctgaaaaaaaattttttgactgTGTTTCATTATCTAGTTAAGTTAAGACTACATAATGAGGCCCTGGATACAGAGTTAATTAAATAGATATTTTTTGTGACCATGTTGACTATTCTCTCATAAGAGATGGAGTCCCAACTGCTGGGAAGAGGACCCTCTCTGGCCCAGCCTTCAGACAAAAGCTGTCCTCTCAGGATGTTGTCATCCCTAGGGACAACCAGGGCTACTATTGTAGAGCAATGGCATCTTCCATTTATTAAACTGTTACGGAAATGCTCAGCTTTCTTCCAGCCACTTTATTTGTCAAGTCGTTTACCACTATTTATAAAGTACCATTCCTCCAGAAAACCGTCAAAAAATTTTTGACATCCATATTTGCAATGACTGTCAAATAGTAATGTGAGtgagtcagaccaaaggtcccTATAACTCAATATTCTCTCAGTGTCGGTGACAGATAGCTAGGGAAAGATATAAATACAGAGCAAGTGTGGAATGATAGTTCCTTCAGACATTCTCCCAGTTTCCAACAGCTTGGGTCacagggacttcctgagccaggaGGGGTTTTCTTGTATGTAATTACCCTCAACAGACTTCCTCTCAGAGagctttcctgttttcccctcaACTCATATAAACCTATAGGATCCTGTGATGAAGAATTTCAAATATAGAATAGAAAATTTGTTCTCCTTCCCTAAAAAGAGATGAAAATTAGATGAAGAAATTTGTTATTTCTATGGATTATTTGTAATTTTGTGTGATTTTTAATCAATTCCTTTCATCCTGTCCATGCAAGGTAGTACATAATGATATGGTTAAGAATGGCCCACACATGCATTAATTTGTTCATTAATAAATTATATGAAAATAATCATAGCCCATCTCTGCTTTGAACTGATTCTTTCTTAGCTTTAGATTCTCTCTGTgtaacaattttttcttttatttcttcttattctCCATCCCTAGTAATATATAAAACCAGTTTGCTGCATCTTCAGCCCAGGCAGATGACAATATATCTCCCAGAAGTGCGGAAGATTTCAATGGACTACATTAACTTGCCTGTCTTTAATCcaaatgttttcagtgaagaTGAAGATGATTTACCAGGTAAGGATGAATTAGAGTTCTGCCATGTTATGGACTAAGCTAGCTGGAGGACTTATCACTTGTGTCCCTAGCCCCCTCTGTTAAGCACACAACAAAATCTCTTAGTCTAAGGGAACCCTATAGAACTGACCTGGAACAAGGCTGATATGTTTAATGGATAATgttttatatagatagatagatacagatATTGATagttataaatatattaaaaagtatataaaaatgtatatatatataaaatataatccaTATATCGCTGCTAACTTTAAAGTTCATTGGAAAGTCAATCATCTATTTAAATCATTAAGAATTCTCCATAGAATGAAGCTTTGTATTCTGCATCTTGGTAGAACAGAATAGTTTTATAATATATAGGAAGCCTGTAAGGGTAATTTTTGTGACCTGACAGCAGCAAAGCACAGCCTGCTTGACAGGTGCTTTGGCTGGAGGGCAGGTAAGGTTCCTGTATAACACAGCCACCATTTAACAAGTGTTAAATGCCCATTTGGATTTTTATCAGTACCAGGTCTTACAGAGAGCCTAAATTAATTAAGTGTACTTTAAACAAAGAGGATCAGGAAGGAATTTCTCATTTCACTGAGATGTGAGGTAGCAGAAGATTCAAGCAGTGCAGGGGGAGGCTGGATGCAAGTGATATGTATTTGACAGATAAAAGGACTAGAAGTACCTAGGATTTCCTCCaatcaaaaacaaaaatcatGCAAATAAAATCAGTAATAGCCAAGAAGTTAAATTCCTACTGCTAGGTCACATTTGTTTGGAACTTCAGGAGTGGCCTTCAGGGGCATCCAGGACTCTTTAAGGAGGAAGAAGTATGAGAACTGCAGAGCAATTAAAAGCTTGGGCTAGAGTCTGTTGAAATTAATAGAAACGCTCCCATTGTATTGGATCAGGGTTTTGACTGCTGAAAGCACCCAAACTTGTGTATGACCCAAGCATCAAAGCAGCCCTTTGGACTCCCAAAGAGTTACTCATCTGCTTAAAACGAAGCTCACTCTCCAGTGATTTGGGGCTTAGCTTGCCTACTTTCCATCCGCATGGTGCTTCCCTTTAGGATCTGAAGAAAACAATAGAGAAGTTGATAATCTTATATATCCTATGCATAGGAAGCGCTCAACAATTCCCAATATGAAACCTAATCCCAGCCCTGAGCAAATAAAGGTTActttgatttttcaaaaaaaaaaaaaactttcagggaTATCCTTTCTGAAAGACTGTATGTAAAGGAAAAAAGTACCATATACTAATGGGGAAATTATATTGCAGGGTAAGTAATGATTACGTGAGAGATAAAAAAACATAATAGAAAGTTGCTCTTGGGCAGTGGAGTGTTTAATAGTGAAGTACTCTTGGGACAGGTGCTTTTTAATGTAGTCAGTAATGATTTGGCAAGGCAAATGGACAGTGAATTGATTTAACTTGCAAATTATGCAAACACATCAATTAAAAATCATTAGAGGAATATGAAGAAACATTGGATTTAAACACTTGTGATATTAGGCAACACCGTGacaaatgaaattttatttggATAGACACTTAATACCCATGACAACAACATTTTAGGTTGTTCAAGCCAAGATAACAATTAAATCCCAAGCTCTAGAGAATAAATTGCTAACCAGCAGGCATCAGGATGAATGCACGGTAAACCAAGCACAGAATCACACTGCCTTAGAGTCAGTTAAGTTTACCTGTTGGCCTTCTTCTAACAGAATGAGCAGAACTACCGTGAAAATTTGCCAGCCTAGTCACAAATATTTGCATACCTACCACCTTCTACTGTGGTGACCGATGTTGATAAAAGCCTAATGCTATCAAAAATGTAATTATGGGGCATGGGTAAATGACTAGAACTTTAATTAGGAATTAATTAGGAATTGGCTAGTGGCCAGAGGAGATGGATCTCTTGCCTGATCTGGTCTAGCAAATCACAACTCTCCACAGAATTTGTCCACTTAAATAATCCTGGATATGACTGTAGTCTATTTTTGTGCCAGAAACCTGCCAAAATAACTTGCCAATCATTTTCCATGTTCTTTATTTAGAAAAACCAATAAAGAACCTGCAAGATTCTTGGGTTTTCTTTTGTGCATACAGTATTCATTCTCTTCACTTATGTTTCTTCTTATCTTGACTTCTGCACCTGTACTTCATTTGGGTATCCTCATTTCCCTATTACTCTTGAGCTTCTCAGTGATAGTCCCCACTGGAATCAATGTTGCCACTGTTTGCAAAAGGAATTGGAGCAAGCCTCATGCTTTCGATTTAAAGTGATCATAATGGCTTCTTGCCTCACTATCACTTCTTCACCTCCATAAGTGGGCAACTTTTCACATACTCATCATCTTTTCACTTTTGTGGTTGCCACCTGTCCAGACTAATGCTGTAGTTGTGCTGACTACAGTACCCACTTCTTGAATCTTTCTGGCCTCTCATCTTTTTCCTTGCATCATTTTCTTGCAAATCTTCTTTCAAGAACTTGCAAAAATCTTCTCTGTGTTTCATTCCCCCATATTCTTCTCTCTTGCTATTttatcttcttcctccctttttatgTTACTGGTTGCTTTGTCACCCACTATGCTCAAGGGGCAATAATAGTTCCCTTTTCCCAACTGTTATCTGTATTCTCCATCTTTTTAAGCTCACTGAGTTAGGGAACATTTTACTAAATTTACTAAATACAGTGCCTATAATGTAGCCcttctactttcttttttttttccctccacctttatTTTTTTGATGACAGTAGTTATCAGTCATCTAAGTCAAAGCTTGTAATTGCTGTCAGATCAGGGCTAGCTCACAGGGTGTCATTTCATCCTCCTCCTGAAGCTCCATCCAGCATGGCGCAGTGACGGCAGACTGGCTCCAGAGTCAGCCTGGGCCAGCTGGGCCAGCTCGGACTCCTTTGTGCCTAACCATCATGTAGTGGCAGCCTTAGAGAAAGTCAGGAAGCCACGCCAGTGTTCCTAGGGTTAGGAACAAAGATGAAGTGGCAGCAGCCACAGATCTCTGAGtagattttcttttctatagTTTATTGATGTATTTCCTATAAAAAAAACCTTCCCTGAAAACTAATGTGAGTCCTGATTCAGCAAAACTTTAATTGATTTGAGTGGGAGTTGTCGAATAGATAGTTAAAATTGGACAATGGATGAAAGAAAATTTAGACCCATCAGGTAAAATCCTTTCTCCGTGAAAGTCAGTAAAGTGAAAGTGAGCCCTAAACTTTACTTCTGAAGTATCATTCAGGAAAGGTTACCTCAATGTTGTTATTACCAGCTGATATACATAGGTATTGTGCAATGGGAATCCATGGAGTTAGGCTGGCTTACTTATTCAAACTAATGTCTGATCCATTGATTTGAGGGTAAGATAGCAGCCCATCCTAATGCAGCAGAGCACGTAAGCAAGTGCATAAAGATAAGCAGGTAGTTTAAAAACTTAAAGTGGAATGACAAAGTACAAAAGCTATGTAGTGATTCTTCTTGTAAGCAGTTTAGAGAACAATTTTTCCTCCAGTCTATGAATTATATGGAAATGCTGCCATGAAATTTTCCAGTTACACATTATTAGTGACCCGAATGTCTTTTGcaagcactgaagaaaaacaaaacgtATGTGAAGTACTACTGCAAGAAAATTCCTTATCTTAATGCACGTTATCTAAGTGCTTGCGTAAAAGCTGCAGTTCGTAAAGGTTCACCCCTCACCGTGCtcgccctcgctgcagcccttCGGTGCTGCAGGCGGGAGGCCGAGTGGGGCGACGGGTGCCAGCCGCCCCCCGTGCTAGAGGCCTTTCAGGAGGGCGTCGAggcggagccgcggggccggggtggCTTGCGGCAGGTGACGGGCCGTGTTGTTCGTTGCAGTGCCCGGCGCGCCCGGCGTCCCCGAGAGCAGCCCGCCGTGCACGGTGAACATCCCCATCGCCCCCATCCACAGCTCGGCCCAGGCCATGTCCCCCACGCAGAGCATCGGCCTGGTCCAGTCGCTGCTGGCCAATCAGAACGTGCAGCTGGACGTGCTGGCCAATCCGCCGGCGGAGGCAgggggcgagggggcggggcccttCGCCGCCCCCGGCCGCTTCCCCAGCCCCGGGCAGGTGATCTTCGGGGGCGTCGAGGTGGGACGCGCTGCCCtggggcccccgccgccgctcgccctgcCGCCCCCGGGGCCCGCCGACCACCGGGACCGCGGCGACCACGAGCACCTGCTGAAGGCCAAGCCCCCGCGGCCGGCGCAGCCGCTGGTGGAAGGGGACACCGCGGCGTTCGGCGCGTCGCAGGAGGCGCAGCTCAACAAGATGAACCCGCCCCCGCCCTACCCCGGCACCATCCCCGCCGTGCCGAcggcggccctgccgcccccacCCGGTCCCCCACAGCCGCCGGTGGATCTCTGCCTGAAAAAGGGAGAGTTTTCCCTTTACCCGGCAGGACACTATCAGACTCCCCTCGGGTACGAGCGCATCACTACGTTCGACAGCAGCGGGAACGTGGAGGAGGTGTGCCgacctcgcaccaggatgctctgCACCCAGAACACCTACACcctgccggggcccggcagcTCGGCCACGCTGCGGATCACGGCGACCGAGAAGAAGATTCAGCAGCCCTGTTCGAGCGCCACCCTGAACAGGCTCACCGTCCCTCGTTACTCCATCCCAACTGGGGATCCGCCACCTTACCCCGAGATTGCCAGCCAGCTGTCACAGGGCCGAAGCATCGCACAAAGGCTGGACAGCACTATTATTCATGCTACTCTGCGGAGGAACAGCAGAGAGGCAGCTCTGAAAATGGCTCAGCTGGTTGACAGTCAACGAGCCACTTtgcagcttcctccaaaagccaaGAGCAACATTGTGGCAGCGCAGTATCAGCAGAGAGCACCCACAGCTTTGTACACCTGCAGCCAgtgcagcagcagtagcagcagtggcAATGGCAGCAACAACACAAGCACCGGTGGTGTGGGGACCATAGCTAATGCCAATGCTAGTAGCAGCACTTCCAGTATTAGTGCTCTGAGACCTGACCTAAGCACGGGGAGTAGCTCCCAGCATAGCTCTGTCATTACTCACTCTGTCAGTACTTCGCCTCTGGCCTCCCAATCTTCCTACAGCTTGCTGAGCCCACCTGACAATTCCCGTGACCGGGCAGATTATATCAACTCTGCCTTCACAGAGGATGAGGCCCTTTCTCAGCACTGCCCAGTGGAGAAATCAATACGCCATGTCCCAGTGGCCTTGACAGAGGCTGCCATTGGTGTAAAACGGCCACCACCATACCAGTGGGACCCTATGGTTAGTGAAGAGATATGGGTTCCTCAGGAAAGGACATCTCAAAGCTCAGTGCCCAACCCTCTAAAACCTGCTCCTCTCATCATTGGTCAAACTCAGCATTTGGATATGTCTCGAGTGCCATTTGTTTCCCCTAAGTCTCCAACCAGTCCCACTGCCACGTTCCAGACGAGTTATGGGGTTGGAGTACCTTATCCAGGAAGCTACAATGTCCCTCCTCTTCAGGGAATgcagcccccctgctcccccaaaGAAGCTCTGGCCCCAacacagtttgcacagcaggagcCAACAGTAGTGCTTCAGCCAGGTTATCCATCCAACCTCTCCTATTGCCCTTTGCCACCCATGTATCCGGGAAGTAGCACTTGCTCTAGTTTACAGCTGCCGCCAATAGCCTTGCACCCATGGAGCTCCTACAGTGCATGCCCACCTGTACCAAATCCCCAGGGCACTTTGCCCCCGAAGCCGCTCCTTGTGGTGGAGAAGCCAGTTTTGTCTCCGCCGCCAGCAGAGCTTCAGGGTCACGTGGGCACAGAGGTAATGGTGGAAACAGCAGACACCTTTCAGGAGGTGCTCTCCTTGACAGAAAGCCCTGTTCCTCAAAGGACAGACAAATTCGGCAAGAAGAACCGGAAGCGTCTGGATAGCCGAGCTGAGGAAGGAAACGTGCAGGCTATCACTGAAGGCAAGGTCAAAAAGGAGGCAAGGACGCTAACCGACTTCAATTCGCTAATATCCAGTCCTaggctggggagggagaagaagaaagtCAAGAGCCAGAAAGACCAGCTGAAGTccaagaagttgaacaagacaaATGAATTTCAGGATAGTTCAGAGAGCGAGCCAGAGCTTTTTATCAGCGGGGACGAACTGATGAACCAGAgtcagggcagcaaaaagggctgGAAAACCAAAAGGAATTTGAGGACAGCCAGCGAGCTAGATGAATTCAAGTGCCGGAAGGCCAATGAGAAGGAGGATGGACGACTGGGGAGCCAGGGCTTCGTGTACGTGATGGCCAACAAGCAACCTTTGTGGAACGAGGCAACGCAAGTGTATCAGCTAGACTTTGGAGGGCGGGTGACCCAGGAGTCTGCAAAAAACTTCCAAATTGAGCTGGAAGGACGACAGGTAGGAGGGCTGCAGCAAGCTGCCTGGGGAGGGTGGGTGGGTGGTGGGAGGGAAATCTGTGCCAGAAATCCACTCTGCCCTTCTCACCCTGCAGCATGCTTCCAGATTGCGTTAGTTACTCTTTGAGAAAACTTTGCTACAGAAAGTAATTGATAAAAAACAGCGGTCAAAGATCTAGATTCAGAAGTAAGGTTAAAGTTCACTTGTAATACAAATGTACAAAATATAtcttttgttttacaaaatgtaTCTTTTGTCAGACCTGGGAAAAAGGGCCTCCTTTAATCTCACTAGCTCTCACTTCTGAAGGTAAGTGCTTTTTGTAATAAAGTGAGTGGGGAAAAACACAACAAATTTCCCCAACTTGAAGTCAGCGATTGTGGACAATAGCTGGTTGAATACACACCGTTCAAGTCCCGTGAAGGTTACAAAGGTTAGCCAGACCTTCACTCCAGTCAGCAGACAGCTAAGATACAGATGACAGGGAATTATGTTCCCTCCAGGCTAAAATCTCCCCTCACGGATAAccaggcctctggggctggctctTAATCCTAAAAGAAAGGCTCTGACCCTCCCCCAGAACAAGGTGTTCACAGGCTGCTTCTGAACAGCCAATGGATAGAGGAGTCTGTGGATGTTTCAGAAAACCAAAATGTTTAAGGCTGTCTCATATTGGCCTGAGTTGGGTGTTACTATACCAAAACCAGGCTATTAACTGGCTTCAATCAGCAAGATACTGGACTGAGACTCAGGAGACCTGTTTAATTCCTAGTTTATCTGTACCATCTCTGTGAGTCATTTTGGATTAATAAAGACATCAAGGCTCACAGCTCCCACTGATTTATCTCAGGAGTTAGATGTCTTAGGTATCCAACATGCCTGATCAGTAGTAGTCTCTTGGTGTTTTTATCTATAACAGCAGCTGATTAAAAGGGCAGTGATAAGTGCCATTTATACCATTTCATCTTCAGTTAAGTGGCCGTGGACAGCTGTGTAAAGTCCCCCTGGTCATAGGCTTTGTTGATGGTAGAGCAAAAGCCTTACTCCGCTTGCACAGGCAGCCTCTGTTCTAGCTCAAGAAACTTTATTGTAGACAAAAAAATGATCTAGGCTTCTGATTAAGCAAATGGAAAAACAGTAAGAATAGGCCAAACTTCAGGTGTTCCCTGCAGAACAACAAAGAACAACCTGACTGGCCTTGCTTTGCATTTCAAACAGCTGCCACTGCCCTTTTGCCAATTCATTCTCAGTGTAATCATGCGCTAGTGAAGTTTATGCAGAGGAAAATAGAGCTGCCAAGAAAATACAGCCTACTGCGTATGAGATGCTGTAGTCAGGAGATTGGTTATGCCCCTCCCCTGAAAGTTCcttcctttgaaaaaaaaccctgttttccTGATAGGGAGATGATAGGATCTCTCCAGGGGAGAGAATGGTATTTTTGTGTAGCAAGAATGATTTGGGATTCAGGTGTGACTCACGTCTGTTGAAGACACTGATGACAGTCTACTCACACCAATGTTGTATAAAGTCTAACGTGTTTTAAAGCTCTATTAACTCTCTAGAGTCAAATATTTTAAGCCAATCACAGTGCTCTCATTCTTCTTTGGCATCGTACCCCATTCCGTGAATAGCCCCATTCATATTAATTTAGCATAATTAACGGAGGTGTTCTGACAAAGGAGCAAAAATGTTTCACTCTTActctattctgttttttttttttcctgtgattcacTTCTTTTgaccttgttcttttcttccttcccttctcctcttcccctgctTCCCAGGTGATGCAGTTTGGAAGAATTGATGGCAATGCTTACATTTTGGACTTTCAATATCCATTTTCTGCAGTGCAAGCCTTTGCTGTTGCTCTGGCTAATGTGACTCAACGCCTCAAATGAACAAGCAGAGACTGGAGAGAGGAAAATGTTAACAAAATCTTCTCATAAAGTCCAAACCGGAAAATGTTAGGGCAGCCTGCTTTAGGTGCGCAGAGGTGCCTGGGAAGAaggcagtaaaactggaaaagtcTCTTGGTGCCCAAAACAAGGGCATTAACTCTAATCAGTCAtggggtggagggtgggggggctgttttctgttttgttcgtTCACTCatttgttttcaatttatttttttttttaatgttgtgctGGGTTTCAGAAAGAGTGAAGGGTTGAGAGCCATTCAGTGTTATGTGGAAGCGTGACTTTCGGCTTGTTGTGGTGATTCTGCTGTGTTTGCTACAATAGCTGATGTAAGCTCATAGGGGGGTTAAAAAGACTGCTCTTTTTGATAGACTGCCTTATATcatgctgttctttttaaaacAGGGAACATAACTTTTTTTCTGGTCCAGTttgtactactactactactgctactgctactactactattactactactacATCAATGATagcagcaaaaaaaggaaaaaaagaagctataACACTTGAAGACACGTGTTTCTTCTCTGATCTCTGATAATAACTGAGCACCACAGGTACCAAGGAGGTTTATGTAGGTCAATGTTTAATTTATAAGTAATGATGTATTATTCAGAAGATAA is drawn from Apteryx mantelli isolate bAptMan1 chromosome 3, bAptMan1.hap1, whole genome shotgun sequence and contains these coding sequences:
- the TULP4 gene encoding tubby-related protein 4, which gives rise to MYAAVEHGPVLCSDSNILCLSWKGRVPKSEKEKPVCRRRYYEEGWLATGNGRGVVGVTFTSSHCRRDRNTPQRINFNLRGHNSEVVLVRWNEPFQKLATCDADGGIFVWIQYEGRWSVELVNDRGAQVSDFTWSHDGTQALISYRDGFVLVGSVSGQRHWSSEINLESQITCGIWTPDDQQVLFGTADGQVIVMDCHGRMLAHVLLHESDGILSMSWNYPSFLVEDSSESDTDSDDYSPPQDGPAAYPVPVQNTKPLLTVSFTSGDISLMNNYDDLSPTIIRSELKDVVVQWCTQGDLLAVAGMEKQSQLADLGNGSMLKSALVKFYNVRGEHVYTLETPVQRPIISICWGHRDSRLLMASGPALYVVRVEHRVSSLQLLCQQTIASCLRDDKDISKLTLPPRLCSYLTTAFIPTIKPPIPDPNNMRDFVSYPTAGNERLHCTMKRTEDDPEVGGPCYTLYLEYLGGLVPILKGRRISKLRPEFVIMDPKTDGKADEIYGNSLISTVIDSCNCSDSSDIELSDDWAAKKSPKISRASKSPKLPRINIEARKSPKMSRAAQELSRSPRLPIRKPSIGSPSLTRREFPLEDISQQNYLAQVTSNIWGTKFKIVGLAAFLPTNLGAVIYKTSLLHLQPRQMTIYLPEVRKISMDYINLPVFNPNVFSEDEDDLPVPGAPGVPESSPPCTVNIPIAPIHSSAQAMSPTQSIGLVQSLLANQNVQLDVLANPPAEAGGEGAGPFAAPGRFPSPGQVIFGGVEVGRAALGPPPPLALPPPGPADHRDRGDHEHLLKAKPPRPAQPLVEGDTAAFGASQEAQLNKMNPPPPYPGTIPAVPTAALPPPPGPPQPPVDLCLKKGEFSLYPAGHYQTPLGYERITTFDSSGNVEEVCRPRTRMLCTQNTYTLPGPGSSATLRITATEKKIQQPCSSATLNRLTVPRYSIPTGDPPPYPEIASQLSQGRSIAQRLDSTIIHATLRRNSREAALKMAQLVDSQRATLQLPPKAKSNIVAAQYQQRAPTALYTCSQCSSSSSSGNGSNNTSTGGVGTIANANASSSTSSISALRPDLSTGSSSQHSSVITHSVSTSPLASQSSYSLLSPPDNSRDRADYINSAFTEDEALSQHCPVEKSIRHVPVALTEAAIGVKRPPPYQWDPMVSEEIWVPQERTSQSSVPNPLKPAPLIIGQTQHLDMSRVPFVSPKSPTSPTATFQTSYGVGVPYPGSYNVPPLQGMQPPCSPKEALAPTQFAQQEPTVVLQPGYPSNLSYCPLPPMYPGSSTCSSLQLPPIALHPWSSYSACPPVPNPQGTLPPKPLLVVEKPVLSPPPAELQGHVGTEVMVETADTFQEVLSLTESPVPQRTDKFGKKNRKRLDSRAEEGNVQAITEGKVKKEARTLTDFNSLISSPRLGREKKKVKSQKDQLKSKKLNKTNEFQDSSESEPELFISGDELMNQSQGSKKGWKTKRNLRTASELDEFKCRKANEKEDGRLGSQGFVYVMANKQPLWNEATQVYQLDFGGRVTQESAKNFQIELEGRQVMQFGRIDGNAYILDFQYPFSAVQAFAVALANVTQRLK